Proteins encoded within one genomic window of Paludisphaera rhizosphaerae:
- a CDS encoding O-antigen ligase family protein translates to MDFYLLNLLNAVLFVRPSEIVEALSTIPVYNIVISTCIAIKYPTILGQLSGRSLRERPITACVVGMWVAVVLSHLSHFTIYYARIQGPEFAKVIVYYLLLVGVVDTTERLKRFLTSLVVFGVILSVIALLNYHGYIYLPSLAAVGDSEIDAATGEEYILMRLCSTGIFNDPNDLAIMLVVCMLICIYRIVSPAADLWRVVWVAPLVLFGHGLAMTHSRGGFLTLLAGLLALFQARFGWRKAFPMALVVLPAMALLFAGRQTDISASEDTGQGRVQIWSMAMALLPQAPVFGIGMGQLEDVILHAAHNSFVHAYVETGIFGGTLFFGAYWIALTTLGRLGGRRSGLVDPGLRALQPVLMSILSGSFVGMMTLSRNYEVPTFMLFGLAAVFLRLAGEQRGASVPRLDARLVCHTCAASLVFLALLYAYIRVFVRWA, encoded by the coding sequence GTGGACTTCTACCTTCTGAACCTGCTGAACGCCGTTCTCTTCGTCCGGCCGTCGGAGATCGTCGAAGCCCTTTCGACGATCCCCGTATACAACATTGTGATTTCCACCTGCATCGCAATCAAATATCCGACAATTTTGGGACAATTGAGCGGACGGTCGCTTCGAGAACGGCCGATCACAGCGTGCGTCGTTGGGATGTGGGTCGCGGTAGTCCTGTCGCACCTGTCCCATTTCACCATCTACTACGCACGCATCCAGGGGCCCGAATTCGCCAAGGTGATTGTCTATTACCTCCTCCTCGTCGGAGTGGTCGACACGACCGAGCGCCTGAAGCGTTTCTTGACGTCGCTGGTCGTTTTCGGGGTCATACTGTCGGTCATTGCCCTGCTGAACTATCACGGCTATATCTACCTGCCCTCCCTTGCGGCCGTGGGGGACTCGGAGATCGATGCTGCCACGGGCGAGGAATACATCCTGATGCGCCTCTGCAGCACGGGAATCTTTAACGACCCGAACGATCTGGCCATCATGCTCGTGGTGTGCATGCTGATTTGCATCTACCGGATCGTATCGCCGGCTGCCGATCTCTGGCGCGTCGTATGGGTTGCACCTCTTGTCCTCTTCGGCCACGGATTGGCGATGACGCACTCGCGTGGGGGCTTTCTTACCCTTCTGGCCGGCCTGCTCGCCCTATTCCAGGCGCGATTCGGCTGGCGGAAGGCGTTCCCTATGGCCTTGGTAGTCCTCCCTGCTATGGCGTTGCTCTTTGCTGGTCGGCAGACCGACATCTCCGCCAGCGAGGATACCGGCCAAGGCCGGGTCCAGATCTGGAGCATGGCCATGGCCCTGCTGCCACAAGCCCCCGTGTTTGGAATCGGCATGGGCCAGCTGGAGGACGTTATCTTGCACGCCGCCCATAACTCATTTGTCCATGCTTATGTGGAAACGGGAATCTTCGGCGGCACGCTGTTCTTCGGGGCGTATTGGATCGCACTGACCACGTTGGGTCGTCTCGGCGGGCGTCGGTCCGGGCTTGTTGATCCGGGCCTCAGGGCTCTGCAGCCCGTCCTGATGTCGATTCTCTCCGGTTCCTTCGTGGGGATGATGACGCTGTCCAGGAACTACGAAGTCCCCACGTTCATGCTCTTTGGACTGGCAGCCGTGTTTCTTCGCCTCGCGGGCGAACAAAGGGGAGCTTCGGTTCCACGACTGGACGCGCGGCTCGTGTGCCACACCTGCGCCGCGAGCTTGGTTTTTCTGGCCTTACTCTATGCGTACATCAGGGTTTTCGTACGTTGGGCTTGA
- a CDS encoding ABC transporter permease translates to MSSPIAAIERHPDTGAVSPPHAGAGPCVAVIGPLEGWQWIDLAELWRFRELVYFLAWRDVKVRYKQTVLGIAWAILQPLMMMAVFTVFFGRMAGVPSAGLPYPLFAYAGLLSWTFCATAVTGASNSVVSSERLITKIYFPRLAIPFAAVGAAVVDFAVALSLLFIMMLWYGVSPGVGLFAVPAVFSLIVLMALGVGTLLAALNVAYRDFRYVTPFLLQLWMFATPTVYMQLPESQVGGGLLGSLLALNPMTGLVDAFRTVALGGVIPWSRLGWLTLAPLATFAVGCLYFRRVEDRFADVI, encoded by the coding sequence GTGAGCAGCCCGATCGCGGCCATCGAAAGACACCCGGACACAGGGGCTGTGTCCCCCCCTCACGCCGGCGCGGGGCCGTGCGTGGCAGTCATCGGCCCGCTGGAAGGCTGGCAGTGGATTGACCTTGCCGAACTCTGGCGGTTTCGCGAGTTGGTCTATTTCCTCGCCTGGCGCGACGTTAAGGTCCGCTACAAGCAAACCGTCCTCGGCATCGCCTGGGCGATCCTCCAGCCACTAATGATGATGGCGGTTTTCACAGTCTTCTTTGGAAGGATGGCCGGCGTGCCTTCGGCCGGACTACCCTATCCGTTGTTTGCCTATGCGGGTCTCCTATCCTGGACGTTCTGCGCCACCGCGGTAACAGGCGCCAGCAACAGCGTGGTGAGTTCGGAGCGCCTCATCACGAAGATCTACTTTCCACGCCTGGCCATCCCCTTCGCCGCCGTCGGGGCGGCGGTCGTCGACTTCGCCGTCGCCCTGAGCCTGTTATTCATAATGATGCTGTGGTATGGCGTCTCCCCCGGCGTTGGTCTCTTCGCCGTCCCAGCGGTCTTCAGCTTGATCGTGCTCATGGCGCTAGGGGTCGGAACTCTTTTGGCCGCGCTGAACGTGGCCTACCGCGACTTTCGATATGTGACGCCGTTCCTTCTCCAACTCTGGATGTTCGCAACCCCTACCGTGTACATGCAGTTGCCGGAGAGCCAGGTCGGTGGGGGGCTACTGGGGTCGCTTCTGGCTCTAAACCCGATGACAGGCCTGGTCGACGCCTTCCGGACCGTGGCTCTGGGAGGGGTGATTCCCTGGAGCCGCCTCGGCTGGTTGACGTTGGCGCCCTTGGCAACCTTCGCGGTCGGTTGCCTCTACTTCCGCCGGGTCGAAGATCGCTTCGCCGACGTGATATGA